A window of Rhizobium sp. CC-YZS058 genomic DNA:
GCCTTCGGCCGACGCGCCAGCGCCTGGCGCTGGCCGGGCTGATTTTCGCCAAGGGCGACCGTCATCTGACCGTCGAGGAACTGCATGAGGAAGCGGTGGCCGCCGGCGTGCCCGTCTCGCTCGCCACCGTCTACAACACGCTGCACCAGTTCACCGAAGCTGGCATCATCCGCGTGCTTTCGGTGGAAAGCGCCCGCACCTATTTCGACACCAATGTTTCCGACCATCATCACTTTTTCGTGGAGGGCGAGAACGAGGTGCTGGATATCCCGGTCAACAACATCACCATCGGCAATCTCCCGGAACCCCCGGAGGGGCTCGAGATCGCCCATGTCGACGTGGTCATCCGCCTCCGGCCCAAGCGCTGGTAAGACCGGCCAGGCCTTCACCTTACAGCACATCCTTTGGGTCCCGCCCGGGACCGGCCTTGCCTGAAGGCAAAGTCCAGCCGAACACCAGCGCGCCGCCACGCACTGCAAAGGCGGTGAGCACGCCGAGGCCAGAGGCAAAGGCTGGCGGCAGGCCAAGCCAGGTGGCCGCGACATAGGCGCCGGCGCCCGCCAGCGCAGCGGTTACGTAGATTTCCGGCCGCAGCAGTACGGATGGTTCCCCGGCAAGCAGATCGCGCAGCACGCCGCCGAAGGTGGCAGTCAGCATGCCGGTCACCAGCGCCACGACCGGCGAGCCCGTGGCCGCCAGCCCCTTTGCCGCTCCCATGACACAATAGGCCGAGAGCCCGGCGGCATCGAGCCAGACCAGTGTGCGGTAGCGCGAATCGAGCCGATGGGAGGAGAAGAACACCAGCACGCCGACCGTGCCGCAGATCACCAGATAGGCGGGATTGGTCACCCAGAACACCGGTGTCTGGCCGAGAATCACATCGCGCAGCGTCCCGCCGCCGATGCCGGTGACCGAGGCGAGGAAGATGTAACCGATGATGTCGAGCTCGCGCCGCGAGGCCGAGAGGGCCCCTGTGGCGGCAAAGACCGCAACGCCGGCATAATCGAGAATGTCGAGGATCGTCACGAGAGCCGTTCCCTCACTGCGGAAAGAGCGCGCTGGTTCGCCCGGCGGCGTAATAGGCGATCAGCCCGATCCATTCGCGGACCGCTGTCGTCGTCAGCTGGGCATTGAGTGCCGGCTGCGTAAAGTCGAACCCAAACGAGGCGCGGCCGCTTGTCCTGTAATCGGTCGGCCAGGGCGTCACGGCGATTTCGAGCTTGCGAAACAGGCCAATCGCCCGCGGCATATGGAAGGCCGAGGTCAGGAGAAGACAATCGTCGATGCCGGCTTGGCTCAGGACCTCGCGCGTATTGGCGGCATTCTCGAAGGTGGTGCGCGATGCGGCCTCGCGGATCAGGCGGTCGGCTTCGATGCCGAAAGTCGGGAAAAAGCGTTGCGCTGCCTCGGCATCGCCCTCGTAATCGCCGCTGAGCGAGCCATCGCCGCCGGAAACCAGAATGCGCGCCGCTGGAAAGGCGCGGGCCAGACGCAGCGCCTCCACGAAACGGTCGGCCGCCTGGTTGAACTCGATCCCGCCGCGCGTCGCCATCACCTCATTTTCAAAGGCGCCGCCGAGGACGATCAGGCAGGAAACGGCGTCCGGCATGGGCGGACGGGCAAAGCGATCCTCGAGCCGCTGCAGCAGCACCGAGCCTGTGGTGGTGAACAGCGTGACGAACAGCAGCAAGGCCGCCACCCCGCTGAAGGCCAGCCCGAGCCTTTGAAAGCCCGACAGCCCGAAGGCCAAAGCGGCGGCCACGAGCGCGAAGGCGAGCGACAGCGGCTGGGCGAACAGCCAGAAAATCTTGGAAAGAAGGAACATCGACACTCGGAGGCGCTGGCATTGCGTAAGCCCCAACCATAGCCGCCCCAACCCACGCGAGGCAACCGCAGGGAGAGGTGGCTCTTGCCAGATGGACTCTCTTGTCGCATGGAAATTCAATGATGCAGGCAAGGGAAAAGCGGGGGGTTGCGGTGGTCGGGGGTGGGCCGGCGGGGTTGGCGGCGGCGGAGCGGCTGTCGGAGACCGGCCAAACCGTGACGGTCTATGAGGCCATGCCGGCGATCGGGCGCAAGTTTCTGCTTGCCGGCAAGTCCGGTCTGAACCTCACTCATTCGGAAGACTATGCCCGCTTCGTCGGCCGTTTCGGCGCGGCGACGCCGCGGCTGATGCCGGCGCTCGACGCATTTACCCCGGACGATCTGCGGGCCTGGGCTCTGGGGCTCGGCAGTGAAACCTTTGTCGGCTCGTCCGGGCGCGTCTTCCCTATGGAAATGAAGGCCTCGCCCTTGCTGCGCGCTTGGCGTCGACGGCTGGAGGATCGGGGGGTTGCGATCCGCACCCGCCATCGCTGGCTCGGCCTCGATGGCGATGCCTTGAGACTGCGTTTCGAGACGCCGGAGGGGATCGTCGAAGAGCGGGCGGAGGCGGTGCTTCTGGCGCTTGGTGGCGCCAGCTGGCCGCGGCTCGGCTCGGACGGCCGCTGGGTGGCCGGTCTTGCTGCCGCGCAGGTGTCGATCGCCCCGTTCCAGCCTGCCAATTGCGGGTTCGATGTTGCTTGGAGCGAGATCTTCCGGGAGCGCTTCGCCGGTGCGCCGGTGAAATCGGTGGTGGCCCGCTCGCGCATGGGCAGCAGCCAGGGGGAGTTCGTCATCAGCCGGCATGGGATCGAAGGCAGCTTGGTCTATGGCCATGCCGCAGCCTTGCGGGATCAACTGGCCGAGGAGGGGAGAGCGGCGCTGATCCTCGATCTTGCGCCGGGGCGGCCGGTCGAGCGGCTGACACAGGCCTTGGCGGGCCAGCCGGCGCGCGTCAGCCTGTCCAACCGCCTGCGCAAGGCCGCGGGGCTCGATCCGGTCAAGATTGCGCTCGTGCGCGACTGTGCGCCGGAGACGCTGACCGGGGATGTCGCGCGACTGGCCGAAACGCTGAAAGCTTTGCCTATTCCCCTCCAGCGCACACGGCCGATCGAAGAGGCCATCTCTTCAGCCGGCGGCGTCCGGTTCGAGGGCCTCGACGGGCAGTTCATGCTGCGCGACATTCCCGGCCTGTTCCTGGCCGGCGAGATGCTGGATTGGGAAGCGCCGACAGGCGGCTACCTGCTGACCGCCTGCATGGCGACAGGCCGCGCCGCAGCCGACGGTCTTGCCTCATGGCTTGCGGCACGGCCGGCTGCGGTGGATGACTAACGCCGAAGGATGGTCCAGCCGCTCCTGAGGGGAAGCGGGCGCTTAACGGAAAACCGGCGAGCGGGTGGCGTTCATCAGCAGTTCGTGTTCGCTGGCAAAGGATCCGAAGAGGCGCGTCAGGCGAATACGCTCGTCCTCGCTCAGCCGGTAGCGCCGGCAGAACTCGTCGACGCTGCGGATGCGCCGGACGACCCCGTCCTTCTGGAGCTGGGAAAGATCGAGATGTTCGCTCAACGACAGGGCCTCCTCGCCAAAATGGTCGCGAACAAACGGCGAGCCGCGCCATTAGTTCCGCGCCCTTGAAGAAAAAATCGGTCGGCGTCCGAGAGCTTCGACCAATGGTTCTTTGACCGTTAACTGGCGGTTGAAACTGATCGTCGACTGGCCTAGTTCGCCGCTTTCTGCGAGAGGCAGCTGACGAGGCGTATCATGTCCAGCAAGAAGTCCGTCGTTCTGATCGTCGAGGACGAGGCGGAAATCCGGTTTAACACGCTCGATGCATTGGAAGAGATCGGGCACACGGTCCTGGAGGCGGCCAATGCCGACGAGGCCATCATCCTGCTTCGAAACCGTCAGGACATTGAGGTTGTCTTCACCGATGTGAACATGGCGGGATCGATGGACGGGCTGCAGCTCGCCCGCCGCGTGCGCGCCATGCGTCCAGCGCTCGGCGTCATCATCACCTCGGGGCTGGTTCGGCTCGATCCGATGCTGCTTCCCGCGCGCACGGTCTATCTGCCAAAGCCCTATCAGTTTAGCGATCTGTTCGCCGCCATCGACCGCGTGACGAGCTGAGACGGCCAGCACGCCCGGGAACAAGGCTGCACTCTTCCGGTTTTGCCTCGCGGCCCGGCGCGATGCCGGGTCGAAGACCGGAAGGAGACTGTTATGGCCAAGGCCGATCACAAACATATTGGCGTGGGTGCAAAGGGAAAGGGTCACGGGACGGGCGCAATGACCGAGCTCGACGACTCCATCCTGCCCGCCAATTCCGTTCTGTCCAATCGCGACAAGGCCCAGCATTCGCGCGAGCGTGGACTCGACAGCAAGACGATCATGGACGAGCAGTTCCAGGACAATGAAGCCAATCAGCGTTTCGACTGACGGGTTGTGCGGGCAGGGCATTGAGAACCTGCCCGCCGCTGTCCCTCGGGCATTTCCGGCGATCACTGGATCACCTGCAATGCTCGATGTCTTTGTTTTGGCCGCATTGTCCGACGCCGAAGCGATCACGCTTCGGCTGGAAAGGGTCTAGCGGCGCAGGATGACCCAGATGGCATGGATGATGCCGGGAATATAGCCGCAGAGGGTGAGAAGAATGTTCAGCCAGAACTGCAGGCCAATACCGACCTGAAGGAACACGCCGACGGGCGGGAGCAGAATGGCGAACAGAATACGAATGATATCCATGAAATCCTCGAAGAAGCGTGACGGGCCATCCTGAACGATTCCGAGGCCGGAATGGTTCGATCGCTTTCGCGTGAGTGATCTTTGTAAGGCCGCGGCGCGTCGGTCGCCCGACGCCAAGGGCAACGCGTTTCGCAAACATCACCCGCCGGCTGTTACAATCGGGCGTCGATCGAGCCCCGCCAGCCGTCGT
This region includes:
- the irrA gene encoding iron response transcriptional regulator IrrA; the encoded protein is MTQAADMRTEDRLRRFGLRPTRQRLALAGLIFAKGDRHLTVEELHEEAVAAGVPVSLATVYNTLHQFTEAGIIRVLSVESARTYFDTNVSDHHHFFVEGENEVLDIPVNNITIGNLPEPPEGLEIAHVDVVIRLRPKRW
- a CDS encoding YdcF family protein — its product is MFLLSKIFWLFAQPLSLAFALVAAALAFGLSGFQRLGLAFSGVAALLLFVTLFTTTGSVLLQRLEDRFARPPMPDAVSCLIVLGGAFENEVMATRGGIEFNQAADRFVEALRLARAFPAARILVSGGDGSLSGDYEGDAEAAQRFFPTFGIEADRLIREAASRTTFENAANTREVLSQAGIDDCLLLTSAFHMPRAIGLFRKLEIAVTPWPTDYRTSGRASFGFDFTQPALNAQLTTTAVREWIGLIAYYAAGRTSALFPQ
- a CDS encoding YqaE/Pmp3 family membrane protein yields the protein MDIIRILFAILLPPVGVFLQVGIGLQFWLNILLTLCGYIPGIIHAIWVILRR
- a CDS encoding response regulator; translation: MSSKKSVVLIVEDEAEIRFNTLDALEEIGHTVLEAANADEAIILLRNRQDIEVVFTDVNMAGSMDGLQLARRVRAMRPALGVIITSGLVRLDPMLLPARTVYLPKPYQFSDLFAAIDRVTS
- a CDS encoding TIGR03862 family flavoprotein → MMQAREKRGVAVVGGGPAGLAAAERLSETGQTVTVYEAMPAIGRKFLLAGKSGLNLTHSEDYARFVGRFGAATPRLMPALDAFTPDDLRAWALGLGSETFVGSSGRVFPMEMKASPLLRAWRRRLEDRGVAIRTRHRWLGLDGDALRLRFETPEGIVEERAEAVLLALGGASWPRLGSDGRWVAGLAAAQVSIAPFQPANCGFDVAWSEIFRERFAGAPVKSVVARSRMGSSQGEFVISRHGIEGSLVYGHAAALRDQLAEEGRAALILDLAPGRPVERLTQALAGQPARVSLSNRLRKAAGLDPVKIALVRDCAPETLTGDVARLAETLKALPIPLQRTRPIEEAISSAGGVRFEGLDGQFMLRDIPGLFLAGEMLDWEAPTGGYLLTACMATGRAAADGLASWLAARPAAVDD
- a CDS encoding trimeric intracellular cation channel family protein, with translation MTILDILDYAGVAVFAATGALSASRRELDIIGYIFLASVTGIGGGTLRDVILGQTPVFWVTNPAYLVICGTVGVLVFFSSHRLDSRYRTLVWLDAAGLSAYCVMGAAKGLAATGSPVVALVTGMLTATFGGVLRDLLAGEPSVLLRPEIYVTAALAGAGAYVAATWLGLPPAFASGLGVLTAFAVRGGALVFGWTLPSGKAGPGRDPKDVL